In one Lachnospiraceae bacterium GAM79 genomic region, the following are encoded:
- the metK gene encoding methionine adenosyltransferase: MKRFYTAESVTEGHPDKLCDLIADSILDACLKEDENSRVACEVLATKRNIIVAGEITSRFEPQVFEIIKKVLESAGYEAEEIHMDALIHKQSPDIAGAVERSRERRAGTVFVQSGLASGTGDQGIMIGYACDETPQLMPMPVVLANRIVRELSASRRSGYITGILPDGKAQVTVEYEDDRPARLDTVIVSCQHEKEKSLRKLEHEIREKVLRPALRMLPPDEDTKILINPSGRFVCGGLDADTGLTGRKLMVDTYGSLVPHGGGAFSGKDCSKVDRSGAYMARYIAKNMVAAGLASRCQVSLAYAIGVAQPVMVQVDTFGTGKICADDCLAAAIPLVFGLTPSQICDTLHLKRPIYRQSAVFGHFGRKEFPWEKTDKAEQLRDTVM; the protein is encoded by the coding sequence ATGAAACGATTTTATACAGCAGAATCCGTAACAGAAGGACATCCGGATAAGCTCTGCGACCTGATCGCAGACAGCATTCTGGACGCGTGTCTGAAAGAGGACGAAAATTCCAGAGTGGCCTGCGAGGTGCTGGCGACCAAAAGGAACATCATTGTAGCAGGAGAGATCACCAGCCGATTTGAGCCACAGGTGTTTGAAATCATCAAAAAGGTGCTGGAGAGTGCAGGCTATGAAGCAGAGGAAATCCACATGGATGCCCTCATCCACAAACAGAGTCCGGATATCGCCGGGGCAGTGGAGAGATCCAGAGAACGAAGGGCAGGGACTGTTTTTGTTCAGAGCGGACTTGCCAGCGGTACCGGGGATCAGGGCATCATGATTGGCTACGCCTGCGATGAGACACCGCAGCTTATGCCGATGCCAGTGGTTCTGGCGAACCGCATTGTAAGGGAACTGTCTGCAAGCCGTAGAAGCGGATATATCACGGGAATCTTGCCAGATGGAAAGGCGCAGGTGACCGTGGAGTATGAAGATGACAGACCTGCCCGGCTGGATACCGTCATTGTGTCCTGCCAGCATGAAAAGGAAAAATCCCTTCGGAAGCTGGAGCATGAGATCCGGGAGAAAGTGTTACGCCCGGCACTCCGTATGCTGCCACCGGATGAGGATACCAAGATCCTGATTAACCCATCGGGCAGATTTGTGTGCGGAGGTCTGGATGCAGACACCGGACTGACCGGAAGGAAACTAATGGTGGATACCTACGGCAGCCTGGTACCGCATGGCGGCGGTGCATTCTCCGGGAAGGATTGTTCCAAAGTTGACCGTTCCGGGGCATACATGGCCCGTTACATCGCCAAAAACATGGTAGCTGCCGGACTTGCCAGCCGATGCCAGGTGTCCCTTGCCTATGCCATTGGGGTTGCCCAGCCAGTCATGGTGCAGGTGGATACCTTTGGAACGGGAAAGATCTGTGCGGATGACTGCCTCGCCGCAGCGATCCCTCTGGTGTTCGGGCTTACCCCAAGCCAGATCTGTGACACCCTGCACCTGAAGCGGCCAATCTACCGACAGAGTGCGGTGTTCGGGCATTTTGGAAGAAAGGAATTCCCGTGGGAGAAAACGGATAAGGCAGAGCAGCTCCGGGATACCGTGATGTAA